A genome region from Micromonospora peucetia includes the following:
- a CDS encoding YciI family protein — protein MMLINAGAVGEDGGAAGCDVSDWMTYDKQVREAGILVSGESLADLVTATTVRVGEDGRRTVTDGPFAETREILGGFYVIDVPDLDVALDWAARCPGARAGGSVVVRPVAEFGG, from the coding sequence ATGATGCTCATCAACGCCGGTGCGGTCGGCGAGGACGGCGGGGCGGCCGGCTGCGACGTCAGCGACTGGATGACCTACGACAAGCAGGTGCGGGAGGCGGGGATCCTGGTCTCCGGCGAGTCGCTGGCCGACCTGGTCACCGCCACGACGGTCCGGGTCGGCGAGGACGGCAGGCGGACCGTGACGGACGGGCCGTTCGCGGAGACCCGCGAGATCCTCGGCGGGTTCTACGTGATCGACGTGCCGGACCTCGACGTCGCGCTCGACTGGGCGGCGCGCTGCCCCGGCGCGCGCGCGGGCGGCTCCGTCGTGGTGCGGCCGGTCGCCGAGTTCGGCGGCTGA
- a CDS encoding DUF4185 domain-containing protein: MTITRRSLLGTLAAAGVASAVAPALAPGTAHAAVWRKRLTGADLDTNHRWRVAGTDLGIPYVLENGSIGYLFGDTFDTPWPEGPPLPNDWRSPVLLRSAVHPGATGGIVFDSAARVAGNGRAPELMHNGHHGIGIDGLWEVTVIPNDGIAFPETGRQLVSYMSIENWHSAGPAGPHWRSRYAGLAYSDNGNDFVRTPLKWWNDGTNTDPFQMWTMQRDGDWVYVFSVRSGRQHGPMMLRRVRWDRLFFPESYEGWGFNGSGWGWGRPCTPILTGRFGEPSVRRLADGTWVMSYLNCATGCIVTRTATGPDRVWTPEKIQVTSWQEPGLYGGFIHPWSSRRANDLHLMVSKWTRTPDDRSTAYHVSQFAGSV, translated from the coding sequence ATGACCATCACCCGCCGCTCACTGCTCGGCACCCTCGCCGCGGCCGGCGTGGCCTCGGCCGTCGCGCCGGCCCTGGCCCCCGGCACGGCCCACGCCGCCGTCTGGCGGAAGCGCCTCACCGGCGCCGACCTGGACACCAACCACCGCTGGCGGGTCGCGGGCACCGACCTCGGCATCCCGTACGTGCTGGAGAACGGCTCGATCGGCTACCTGTTCGGCGACACCTTCGACACCCCGTGGCCGGAGGGCCCGCCGCTGCCCAACGACTGGCGCTCACCGGTGCTGCTGCGCTCCGCCGTCCATCCCGGCGCAACCGGGGGGATCGTCTTCGACAGCGCCGCCCGCGTCGCGGGCAACGGCCGGGCCCCGGAGCTGATGCACAACGGCCACCACGGGATCGGCATCGACGGCCTCTGGGAGGTGACCGTCATTCCCAACGACGGCATCGCCTTCCCGGAGACCGGCCGCCAACTCGTGTCGTACATGAGCATCGAGAACTGGCACTCCGCCGGCCCGGCCGGGCCGCACTGGCGGTCGCGCTACGCCGGCCTGGCCTACAGCGACAACGGCAACGACTTCGTCCGTACGCCGTTGAAGTGGTGGAACGACGGCACCAACACCGACCCGTTCCAGATGTGGACGATGCAGCGCGACGGGGACTGGGTGTATGTCTTCTCGGTGCGTTCCGGCCGTCAGCACGGGCCGATGATGCTGCGCCGGGTCCGCTGGGACCGGCTGTTCTTCCCCGAGTCGTACGAGGGCTGGGGCTTCAACGGCAGCGGCTGGGGCTGGGGCCGGCCGTGCACGCCCATCCTGACCGGCCGCTTCGGCGAGCCGTCGGTGCGACGGCTCGCCGACGGCACCTGGGTGATGTCCTATCTCAACTGCGCCACCGGGTGCATCGTCACCCGCACGGCGACCGGGCCGGACCGGGTCTGGACGCCGGAGAAGATCCAGGTCACCTCCTGGCAGGAGCCCGGCCTCTACGGCGGTTTCATCCACCCGTGGTCCAGCCGGCGGGCCAACGACCTGCATCTCATGGTCTCGAAGTGGACCAGGACGCCCGACGACCGGAGCACCGCCTACCACGTCAGCCAGTTCGCCGGATCGGTGTGA
- a CDS encoding RNA polymerase sigma factor, translating to MGEAPTGNGGTDEAPAAVVEAVFREERGRLLAALVRRFGDLDLAEEVTSEAVEAALAHWPVDGVPLRPGAWLMTTARRRAVDRLRRDQALAARLAILQAEADRAEPAPAPAVGGDLPDERLQLFFTCAHPALAAEDRGALTLRYLAGLTTPEVARAFLVPTATMAKRITRAKKKIHEARIPFRVPGAQELPDRLPGVLQAVYSIFTEGYAASGGPRLQRLDLAEEAIRLARILRRLLPAEREVTGLLALMLLIHARRAARTGPDDELVLLDEQDRGRWDRSMIADGLDLVPVALTGGPPGPYGVQAAIAALHVEAADLATTDWPQIVALYDVLLALAPSPVVALNRAAAVAMRDGPEAGLALLDELADEPLLRGHHPYPAARGDLLHRLGRHAEAAEAYREALALAGTEPERALLRRRLDAVTRPGSPGA from the coding sequence GTGGGCGAAGCGCCCACCGGCAACGGGGGGACGGACGAGGCGCCGGCGGCAGTCGTGGAGGCGGTGTTCCGCGAGGAACGCGGCCGGCTGCTGGCGGCCCTCGTCCGCCGCTTCGGCGACCTCGACCTGGCCGAGGAGGTCACCTCCGAGGCCGTCGAGGCGGCACTGGCACACTGGCCGGTCGACGGCGTTCCGCTCAGGCCCGGAGCCTGGCTGATGACCACGGCGCGGCGCAGGGCGGTCGACCGGCTGCGCCGGGACCAGGCCCTCGCCGCGCGGCTGGCCATCCTCCAGGCGGAGGCGGACCGGGCGGAGCCCGCCCCCGCTCCGGCGGTGGGCGGCGACCTGCCGGACGAGCGGCTCCAGCTCTTCTTCACCTGCGCGCATCCGGCGCTCGCCGCCGAGGACCGCGGAGCGCTGACCCTGCGCTACCTGGCCGGACTGACCACGCCCGAGGTGGCCCGGGCCTTCCTGGTGCCGACGGCGACGATGGCCAAGCGGATCACGCGGGCCAAGAAGAAGATCCACGAAGCCCGGATCCCGTTCCGCGTGCCCGGCGCGCAGGAACTGCCGGACCGGCTGCCGGGAGTGCTCCAGGCGGTGTACTCGATCTTCACCGAGGGCTACGCGGCCAGCGGCGGCCCGCGTCTGCAACGGCTCGACCTCGCCGAGGAGGCCATCCGGCTGGCCCGGATCCTGCGCCGGCTGCTGCCCGCCGAACGGGAGGTCACCGGGCTGCTCGCGCTCATGCTGCTGATCCACGCCCGGCGTGCCGCCCGCACCGGCCCGGACGACGAACTGGTGCTGCTCGACGAGCAGGACCGTGGTCGCTGGGACCGTTCGATGATCGCCGACGGCCTCGACCTGGTACCCGTCGCGCTGACCGGCGGCCCGCCCGGTCCGTACGGGGTGCAGGCCGCGATCGCCGCCCTGCACGTCGAGGCGGCCGACCTCGCCACCACCGACTGGCCGCAGATCGTGGCCCTCTACGACGTGCTGCTCGCCCTCGCGCCGTCGCCGGTCGTCGCACTGAACCGGGCCGCCGCCGTGGCGATGCGCGACGGCCCGGAGGCGGGACTGGCGCTGCTGGACGAGCTGGCCGACGAACCGCTGCTGCGGGGCCACCACCCCTACCCGGCCGCCCGTGGCGACCTGCTGCACCGGCTCGGCCGGCACGCCGAGGCCGCCGAGGCGTACCGGGAGGCGCTCGCCCTGGCCGGCACCGAACCCGAACGCGCCCTGCTGCGACGAAGGCTGGACGCTGTCACGCGGCCCGGCTCGCCCGGAGCGTGA